The stretch of DNA AGCCGCCATTTTCTTTTTTGAGAAATTGATTAGGCGTATAAAATTATTGACAAAAGTGTCGGTAAGTCCCTTGCCTGCAGCATTTAACAGACGATAAAAAAGTCCTTTTTCAGCTAGATCCATCTGCTTCTGTATGTTTTTTTCATAACTGTGGGTCATGTCGGTGGATTCTTGGAGCACCCCGTTATAGAAATCATTAACCCCATCGTAAAAAACAACAACTTCAGGTTTTTTCTTTTCCAGATGCAGCCTGTTTATCAGTAAAGCCAGTTCTTGCCTGCTTCTCCATGCACTTTCACCGAAGTTTTTGGAGCAGTAAGCCGGGTTCAGGTGTTCAAAATATGCCGGTATTGTATACTGGCTGGAAGATCCGGTTCCCCACATGGTTGACCCACCGAAAAACCATATAGACTTTTTGTTGTTACAATGACTACTTTCAGGATTTATACGAAAACCGTTTTCATCAATTATGATGGTTTTTCCAGTGTATGGTTTTCTTCTCCATCCTACATATGAAGAATACGTAGAGGCGAGACTATCAAATTCCTGAAAATGTTTTTCAGCCCATGAAGTGTTCTTATAGTTGGGCAAGCGATATCTATTATTTCCACGTGTCGAATGCGTATAGCTTTTGCGCTGTTCGAGAACTTTATCGACAAACAGCCCGGCCAAAAGATTCAGTGCGGCTATCAGCAGAAGCGTGATGAGCAGTATTATTCCAGTTGTTTTTAATTTGCTCATGATTTTCTCATAAATATTTGTAAATTGCATGGGTCTGATTACAGTAACCAGATTTGCGGCTTTCCAAGATTTTTAAAAATCTAGATTCTTAGAAGTTTCGCGTCTGTTATGTTTGGCTGCTTAAGTTTTGCTTCCTCAGGGCAGTTTACCTGGATTGCATCACTTAGGTCTATGGCAGAGTTATGAGCTCAGAGGCTTGCTGATTGGGTAAAACATAAACAAAGACAAGACAATACTTTTAAAGGTAAGTCCAAAACTTTAGCAAAATCCATGGGAAGGGTTCTGGTGGTTTCGTGTGGGGAGGATTGCAATGTAGTTCGTAGTGATATCAGCAAAATTAGAAGCAAAAAGCCCTGCTTTATTTCTAAAGCAGGGCTTTTTATATGCTGTGGAGCTCCCAAGCAGATTTGAACTGCTGACCTCGTCCTTACCAAGGACGCGCTCTACCTACTGAGCCATGGGAGCACCTTTATATGGTGGCCTTCTTTGGCGATAATGCCGTATTCGGCACGCTCAACCGCTTGGCGGGAGCTTCGTCGAAAGCCTTAGAGAACCATTTTGAAAGATCATTGTGTCAAAAGAAAGGGTCGTAGTCGTAAAGGCTACGACCCTTGGGGTATCTTTTTTGACGTGGTCGGGATGAGAGGATTTGAACCTCCGACCCCTTGAACCCCATTCAAGTGCGCTCCCAGGCTGCGCTACATCCCGACGTCACGAAGAGAGGTTCTATGGAAATGTGACGTACAAGTCAACATCTTTTTTTAGAAAAGTTGAATTTCTTAAAAGTCCAATGATTAGAACGATTGCGAAACACCGACCCGTACATGCCATGATTCGCCTGAAAAGGCCCAATCCATGCGGCCAAGGTATTTGTTCACGAATGCGGCAAGGCCGAATCCGGCATCGTATTTCATATCTGTGTGCAGTTCGGTCAGTGACCAGCGCGGGGCCACGCGGCCCATTTCGCCGAAGAGGATGAACTGCAGCCAGTCCACCTTGACTATCTTCAGATCTTTTAGCGGGTTCCATTTGGGAATGTAGCGGTACTCGGCACTGTAGTAGATGGCGGCTTTGTCCCAGAAGCGGTTGTCATCAAAGCCGCGCATGCGGTACCGTCCGCCTAAGGTCGCACCTTCCCATGGCGGCGGCTTCTGGTCCGAGGCCACGGCACTGGTCCAGAATCCAAGGGCTATGACCCGCTGCCGGGCCATGTCGCTTTCCCCCAATGAAAAGAACTTCCCGTATTCAAATTCAAGGGATGTCCATGCATCCGAATGGGTCAGCCCGTCAAAACCCTGTGAAAGCTGTAAACGCTGCTTGCTTCCGCTGGAAGGGCTCAGGGGGAAATCGGTATTGTCGTAGCGGATACCCAGCCGTGCGCCTATACCCTTGTAATGGTGCTTGCCCTGTCCGTCTCCGTCGTCAACGTCCTGATGGCGGTAAAAGGGGGTGAATTCAAGGTAGGTCAGACCGTTTTCAAGCGGGTTCCAGCCCTCGTCCCATGCGGATGTTTGCTGTTCCACGGGCAACCCGTCTTTCAGGTTGTAGGTGATGATCGGATTGTCTGCGGCTTTGCCCCATGGCAGCGCGTATTTGAAGGTGGCCTCGAACATGTTGTCGATGCCCCGGCCCCGGTAGCGATCGCTTTTTTGCGAATCATTGGAGCCGCCGCGCGGATCTTCCTGCGGAGCGTCATAAACCCAGAGGTCCGGGTAGGTTCCGTCAAGGGTGATAAAATCGAGGAAAAGTCTGTCTGTGAACGGCATGCGCGCGTTGCTGACACTGCCGATAAACGAGAGGGCTTCCTTGCCGGAAGCGTAAGCGGTTCCGGCGATACTCATCTGCCCGTCCTGAAATCCGCTCATACTGGCGGCAATACCGCCTGCAAATCCGATCTGGTCCGAGCGGAAAGCATAGGGCATGATCAGCGATCGCTTTTCCTTGTTCTTTTCTTCCGGCTGGTCCACATCATGAAGCAGTGCCGGGCCGAAGGTGGGCTGCTGGGCATGGGACAGGGGACCAGTAAACAACAGGCAGCAAAATGCGATTGTTGCCAGCAGAATCACTTTTGTTCTGTATGTTTTTATAAAATACTGCATGTCGTCCTGTCCCTGTGTAAGTGTTTACCTCAATATCGTATTTTGAAACAGTATTTTTTAATCGGTTTTGATTGCGGTTCCCGTTGTTTGCGGGGTACACTTCAGG from Desulfovibrio sp. JC010 encodes:
- a CDS encoding SGNH/GDSL hydrolase family protein, with the translated sequence MSKLKTTGIILLITLLLIAALNLLAGLFVDKVLEQRKSYTHSTRGNNRYRLPNYKNTSWAEKHFQEFDSLASTYSSYVGWRRKPYTGKTIIIDENGFRINPESSHCNNKKSIWFFGGSTMWGTGSSSQYTIPAYFEHLNPAYCSKNFGESAWRSRQELALLINRLHLEKKKPEVVVFYDGVNDFYNGVLQESTDMTHSYEKNIQKQMDLAEKGLFYRLLNAAGKGLTDTFVNNFIRLINFSKKKMAADSNKAKTAPPTSTLSKETGASSKADSKIINELFAPCELSESRKKLIDKCVEEQLYVYSVVNDICNKQGVRFIALLQPILWAGSPYRNHLLQELESSPECAPSLYAYYYNEIVKKAAGRDYFHDLTHAFDSDWPIYIDFCHVSPNGNKIIAEKIAKIIAK
- a CDS encoding BamA/TamA family outer membrane protein yields the protein MQYFIKTYRTKVILLATIAFCCLLFTGPLSHAQQPTFGPALLHDVDQPEEKNKEKRSLIMPYAFRSDQIGFAGGIAASMSGFQDGQMSIAGTAYASGKEALSFIGSVSNARMPFTDRLFLDFITLDGTYPDLWVYDAPQEDPRGGSNDSQKSDRYRGRGIDNMFEATFKYALPWGKAADNPIITYNLKDGLPVEQQTSAWDEGWNPLENGLTYLEFTPFYRHQDVDDGDGQGKHHYKGIGARLGIRYDNTDFPLSPSSGSKQRLQLSQGFDGLTHSDAWTSLEFEYGKFFSLGESDMARQRVIALGFWTSAVASDQKPPPWEGATLGGRYRMRGFDDNRFWDKAAIYYSAEYRYIPKWNPLKDLKIVKVDWLQFILFGEMGRVAPRWSLTELHTDMKYDAGFGLAAFVNKYLGRMDWAFSGESWHVRVGVSQSF